A single window of Deltaproteobacteria bacterium DNA harbors:
- a CDS encoding sigma-54-dependent Fis family transcriptional regulator: MAEKILIVDDEIDMLELLELIITDRTEYAVVTTNTPLEVPELLKKDSFDLLITDLRMPDIDGIELIEMVKQIDDQIPFIIITAYGTIESAVEAMRKGAFDYITKPFRQEQILLTIEKVMKWRRLQKENIALKAELERIKKGTNG, encoded by the coding sequence ATGGCTGAAAAGATCCTGATTGTCGATGACGAAATCGATATGCTGGAGCTGCTGGAGTTGATTATCACAGATCGGACCGAATACGCGGTCGTGACCACCAATACGCCTCTGGAAGTCCCTGAATTGTTGAAGAAAGATTCTTTTGACCTGCTGATAACCGATCTGCGGATGCCGGATATCGACGGCATCGAACTCATCGAGATGGTCAAACAGATCGATGATCAAATCCCTTTTATTATCATCACGGCCTATGGAACCATCGAATCGGCAGTGGAGGCCATGCGCAAAGGGGCCTTTGACTATATTACCAAACCCTTTCGCCAGGAACAGATCCTTTTGACCATTGAAAAGGTCATGAAATGGAGAAGGCTCCAAAAAGAAAATATCGCCCTTAAGGCCGAACTGGAAAGGATCAAGAAGGGTACTAATGGGTAG
- a CDS encoding PAS domain-containing protein — protein sequence MFIQTKKFILSIGILTVVLLIAGLIVGFYSLRYVKEIVSEQFNQQQLELATHAARQLENQFLNTIQDVTILNQSPSVQYLEKVSWANRIKITLSTMQETGVQEIGRVNGSGKTLFAVTQKQEIRVTPGSYRMQEAFLWAKKPENKNRIFLVPDDKETGTIKKPVLKVIMPTYLESADDAHPVPGHQFAGYIYLILDKEYFVTQMLKDIRSGKTGYAWAIDNEGNFIYHPVPEFIGKNAFAVRGQREAKISFDQINRIQKEKMLRGVQGTSWYVSGWHRGVRGNIKKLIAYSPVRLQGTSPSFNWAVAVVAPVTEVDEVIHTAYLWQFIMQGFIIFAIILGSLSIIGFEWQYTKTLKTEVERKTKDLQRSEEQYKKLVEGAQDIIFSATREGRFLSLNRYGANFLSGELFNPEAQVSPGTRHYQDHTVKFIGKELAQFFPLNGTFHPQLIEEIWHTGRPKTIEHSLKIGANDFWLSTQLIAIKDEMGQVQEVLGISRDITEKKKIEKQMINTEKLASLGLLAAGVAHEINNPLGVILGYCDYMLDKIPPEDKVHKVLEKIERQGNHCKRVVENLLSFSRYTEHSDTISDINLNLENVFAVVENNLMIKKIQLKKNLEANLPRVKADPVQLQQVFLNLMNNAVAAMPKGGFLMVTSRWNIYDDKVEVVIADTGTGIKKENRERIYDPFFTTKKVGEGTGLGLTVTYGIINHYQGTINLETKTEEEDPINHGTSFTVTLPVYHSKREAEKKGV from the coding sequence ATGTTTATCCAAACCAAAAAATTTATCCTGAGTATCGGCATCTTAACGGTTGTCTTATTGATAGCCGGATTGATCGTAGGCTTTTATTCTCTTCGTTATGTCAAAGAGATCGTCAGTGAGCAATTCAATCAGCAGCAATTAGAATTGGCCACCCATGCGGCCCGTCAATTGGAAAACCAATTCTTAAATACCATTCAGGATGTAACCATACTCAATCAATCGCCTTCCGTCCAATACCTGGAAAAAGTCTCCTGGGCCAACCGCATCAAGATAACCCTTTCCACCATGCAGGAAACCGGGGTACAGGAGATCGGGCGGGTGAATGGTTCCGGGAAAACCCTTTTTGCCGTTACCCAAAAGCAGGAAATCCGTGTTACTCCCGGGTCCTATAGGATGCAGGAAGCCTTCCTGTGGGCCAAAAAACCGGAAAATAAAAACCGGATCTTTTTGGTCCCGGACGACAAAGAAACCGGGACCATTAAGAAGCCGGTCCTGAAGGTCATTATGCCGACCTATCTGGAATCGGCTGATGACGCCCATCCGGTCCCCGGCCATCAGTTTGCCGGATATATTTATCTGATTCTCGATAAAGAATATTTTGTAACCCAAATGTTGAAAGACATCCGCTCCGGGAAAACGGGTTATGCCTGGGCCATTGATAATGAAGGAAATTTTATCTATCACCCCGTTCCGGAATTTATTGGGAAAAATGCCTTTGCCGTCAGAGGGCAACGGGAGGCCAAGATCTCTTTTGATCAAATCAACCGTATCCAGAAAGAAAAGATGCTTCGCGGGGTCCAGGGAACCTCCTGGTACGTTTCGGGATGGCACCGGGGTGTCCGGGGAAACATCAAAAAATTGATTGCCTATTCCCCGGTCCGTCTCCAGGGGACCTCCCCTTCTTTTAATTGGGCCGTGGCCGTGGTCGCTCCGGTTACGGAAGTCGATGAGGTGATCCATACGGCCTATCTCTGGCAATTTATTATGCAGGGGTTCATTATTTTCGCCATCATCCTCGGCAGTCTGTCGATCATCGGCTTTGAATGGCAATACACCAAAACCCTGAAAACCGAGGTGGAAAGGAAGACCAAAGACCTGCAGCGTTCCGAAGAGCAGTATAAAAAACTGGTCGAAGGGGCCCAGGACATCATCTTTTCGGCCACCCGGGAAGGGCGGTTTTTATCCTTGAACCGTTATGGGGCCAATTTCCTGAGCGGTGAATTATTCAATCCCGAGGCCCAGGTAAGCCCCGGAACCCGGCATTATCAGGATCATACGGTGAAATTTATCGGGAAGGAACTGGCCCAATTTTTCCCCCTCAACGGCACCTTCCACCCCCAGCTTATTGAAGAGATCTGGCATACCGGAAGGCCCAAAACCATCGAACACAGCTTGAAAATAGGGGCCAATGATTTTTGGTTGAGTACCCAACTCATCGCCATTAAGGATGAGATGGGTCAGGTACAGGAGGTCCTGGGGATTTCCCGGGATATTACCGAAAAAAAGAAGATCGAAAAGCAGATGATCAATACGGAAAAACTGGCTTCCCTGGGACTGTTGGCCGCCGGGGTGGCCCATGAGATCAACAATCCCCTGGGGGTTATTCTGGGCTATTGCGACTATATGCTCGACAAGATACCACCGGAGGACAAGGTCCACAAGGTCCTGGAAAAGATCGAACGGCAAGGCAATCATTGCAAAAGAGTAGTGGAAAATTTACTCAGCTTTTCCAGGTACACCGAACACTCCGATACCATCAGTGATATCAACCTTAACCTGGAAAATGTTTTCGCAGTGGTGGAAAACAATCTCATGATCAAAAAAATCCAGTTGAAGAAAAATTTAGAAGCCAACCTGCCCCGGGTCAAGGCCGATCCGGTTCAATTGCAGCAGGTGTTTCTTAACCTGATGAATAACGCCGTGGCGGCCATGCCCAAGGGGGGTTTTCTTATGGTAACCTCCCGTTGGAATATTTATGACGACAAGGTGGAGGTGGTCATAGCCGACACCGGCACAGGAATCAAGAAAGAAAACCGGGAGAGGATCTATGATCCCTTCTTCACCACCAAAAAAGTCGGAGAGGGCACGGGATTGGGATTGACCGTTACTTATGGGATTATTAACCATTATCAAGGAACCATCAATCTGGAAACCAAAACCGAAGAAGAAGATCCGATAAACCATGGGACCAGCTTTACCGTAACCCTTCCCGTCTACCACTCGAAACGGGAAGCCGAAAAGAAGGGGGTGTAA